The following proteins come from a genomic window of Burkholderia stabilis:
- a CDS encoding type B 50S ribosomal protein L31, whose product MKEGIHPNYREVVFQDMSNGFKFITRSTIQTRENIELDGKTYPLAKIEVSSESHSFYTGQQKIMDTAGRVEKFKNKFGVRASGKAK is encoded by the coding sequence ATGAAAGAAGGCATCCACCCGAATTACCGCGAAGTCGTCTTCCAAGACATGTCGAACGGCTTCAAGTTCATCACGCGCTCGACGATCCAGACGCGCGAAAACATCGAACTCGACGGCAAGACCTACCCGCTCGCCAAGATCGAAGTGTCGTCGGAATCGCACTCGTTCTACACGGGTCAGCAAAAGATCATGGACACGGCAGGCCGTGTCGAGAAGTTCAAGAACAAGTTCGGCGTACGCGCCAGCGGCAAGGCGAAGTAA
- a CDS encoding ArnT family glycosyltransferase: MPDARNRLGHARPRRSPANNKSLICMKPVVRLTASATRALPRWLLLTLCFVYAAFGLFGRDPWKNEDAAGFGVMWTMAKGGWHDWLLPNLVGKFITTDGPLGYWLGALSIRGLDPWVDASNASRVDTGVLFCVACAFVWYAAYLLGRRAEVQPFKYAFGGEPEPRDYGRTLADGALLVLVACFGLAERGHETTPQLAQFAWIAMLVYGIVRGIDKPMQGALWWGVAIGLVALSGNPVLVVALLAGTAALWLVTPEMRNLRLPLVGVPLAVAIFALWPIAAFVAAPDDAAWFFNQWIHGSLMRFSGPPTAVLGYAAKNLPLFTWPAWPLAIWAWWSWAGMRRRAHIAIPLSVAVPLVALVILQSQQSNRMYMLLMAPLAVLATFALPTLKRGAINAIDWFAVLSFTILGTFVWLVWLASLTGFPHPLARNLARLVPGYEPHFKILSFICAVIVTVCWCVLVRWRISRQPKVLWRSVVLSGAGTTLMWVLLMTLWLPIVNYGRTYRDVAQQIATHLPSDYECISPVRLGDAQIATFAYFGNMHFDFSGDCDVILRQDRADFGEPSAMSQYVWRLVWEGRRAADRDERFRLYERIERPKTPVKRRPPRRQAAD; this comes from the coding sequence ATGCCGGATGCTCGAAACCGGCTCGGGCACGCGCGACCGCGCCGGTCGCCCGCCAATAACAAATCGCTCATCTGCATGAAGCCTGTCGTCCGTCTCACCGCCTCCGCCACGCGCGCGCTGCCGCGCTGGCTGCTGCTCACGCTCTGCTTCGTCTACGCGGCGTTCGGCCTGTTCGGCCGTGACCCGTGGAAGAACGAGGACGCCGCGGGCTTCGGCGTAATGTGGACGATGGCCAAGGGCGGCTGGCACGACTGGCTGCTGCCGAATCTCGTCGGCAAGTTCATCACGACCGACGGGCCGCTCGGCTACTGGCTCGGCGCGCTGTCGATCCGCGGCCTCGACCCGTGGGTCGATGCGAGCAACGCATCGCGCGTCGATACCGGCGTGCTGTTCTGCGTCGCGTGCGCGTTCGTCTGGTATGCCGCCTACCTGCTCGGCCGGCGCGCCGAAGTCCAGCCGTTCAAGTACGCATTCGGCGGCGAACCCGAGCCGCGCGACTACGGCCGCACGCTCGCCGACGGCGCGCTGCTGGTCCTCGTCGCATGCTTCGGCCTCGCGGAACGCGGGCACGAAACGACCCCGCAGCTCGCGCAGTTCGCGTGGATCGCGATGCTCGTCTACGGGATCGTGCGCGGCATCGACAAGCCGATGCAGGGTGCGCTGTGGTGGGGCGTCGCGATCGGCCTCGTCGCGCTGTCCGGCAACCCCGTGCTCGTCGTCGCGCTGCTCGCCGGCACGGCCGCGCTGTGGCTCGTCACGCCCGAGATGCGCAACCTGCGCCTGCCGCTGGTCGGCGTGCCGCTCGCGGTCGCAATTTTTGCGCTGTGGCCGATCGCCGCGTTCGTCGCGGCGCCGGACGATGCCGCATGGTTCTTCAACCAGTGGATCCACGGCAGCCTGATGCGCTTTTCGGGCCCGCCGACCGCCGTGCTCGGGTACGCGGCGAAGAACCTGCCGCTGTTCACGTGGCCCGCGTGGCCGCTCGCGATCTGGGCATGGTGGAGCTGGGCCGGCATGCGCCGCCGCGCGCACATCGCGATTCCGCTGTCGGTCGCCGTGCCGCTCGTCGCGCTCGTGATCCTGCAGAGCCAGCAGTCGAACCGTATGTACATGCTGCTGATGGCGCCGCTCGCGGTGCTCGCCACGTTCGCGCTGCCGACCCTCAAGCGCGGCGCGATCAACGCGATCGACTGGTTCGCGGTGCTGAGCTTCACGATCCTCGGCACCTTCGTGTGGCTCGTCTGGCTCGCGTCGCTCACCGGTTTCCCGCACCCGCTCGCGCGCAACCTCGCGCGCCTCGTGCCCGGCTACGAGCCGCATTTCAAGATCCTGTCGTTCATCTGCGCGGTGATCGTCACCGTGTGCTGGTGCGTGCTCGTGCGCTGGCGCATCTCGCGGCAGCCGAAGGTGCTGTGGCGCAGCGTGGTGCTGTCGGGCGCGGGCACCACGCTGATGTGGGTGCTGCTGATGACGCTGTGGCTGCCGATCGTCAACTATGGCCGGACCTATCGCGATGTCGCGCAGCAGATCGCCACGCACCTGCCGTCCGACTACGAGTGCATCTCGCCGGTGCGGCTCGGCGATGCGCAGATCGCGACCTTCGCGTATTTCGGCAACATGCACTTCGATTTCTCCGGCGACTGCGACGTGATCCTGCGTCAGGACCGCGCGGACTTCGGCGAGCCGAGCGCGATGTCGCAATACGTGTGGCGTCTCGTGTGGGAAGGCCGCCGCGCCGCGGACCGCGACGAACGCTTCCGTCTGTACGAGCGCATCGAGCGGCCGAAGACGCCCGTCAAGCGGCGTCCGCCGCGCCGCCAGGCAGCCGATTGA